In Duganella zoogloeoides, a single genomic region encodes these proteins:
- a CDS encoding SDR family NAD(P)-dependent oxidoreductase, giving the protein MTQLAKFPSLRGKRVFITGGGSGIGEAMVISFAEQGAKVAFVDIARDPSLALCRRVKEAGYPEPLFRLCDITDIAALKATMAELTGAIGNFDILVNNAANDQRHDTQDVTVEYWDQRIAINQRPMFFTCQAVFDGMKERGGGAIINVGSISWQVKNAGYPVYATAKAATHGLTRGLAREFGAHGIRVNTVTPGWVMTQRQIDLWLDDAGEQDIKRNQCLPTKLLPQNIASMVLFLAADDGAMCTAQEFIVDGGWV; this is encoded by the coding sequence ATGACCCAGTTGGCCAAGTTCCCCAGCTTGCGCGGCAAGCGCGTATTCATCACCGGCGGTGGCAGCGGTATCGGCGAGGCGATGGTGATCTCGTTTGCCGAGCAGGGCGCCAAGGTAGCTTTCGTCGATATCGCCCGCGATCCCAGCCTGGCCCTGTGCCGGCGCGTGAAGGAAGCCGGTTATCCCGAGCCGCTGTTCCGCCTGTGCGACATCACCGACATCGCCGCCCTGAAGGCCACGATGGCCGAGCTGACTGGCGCCATCGGCAACTTCGACATCCTCGTCAACAACGCCGCCAACGACCAGCGCCATGACACGCAAGACGTCACGGTCGAATACTGGGACCAGCGCATCGCCATCAACCAGCGCCCGATGTTTTTTACCTGCCAGGCCGTGTTCGACGGCATGAAGGAGAGGGGGGGCGGCGCCATCATCAATGTCGGTTCGATCTCGTGGCAGGTCAAGAACGCCGGGTATCCCGTCTATGCCACCGCCAAGGCGGCCACCCACGGCCTCACGCGCGGCCTGGCCCGCGAATTCGGCGCCCACGGCATCCGCGTCAATACCGTCACGCCGGGCTGGGTGATGACCCAGCGCCAGATCGACCTGTGGTTAGACGACGCCGGCGAGCAGGATATCAAGCGCAACCAGTGTTTGCCCACCAAGCTGCTGCCCCAAAATATCGCCTCCATGGTGCTGTTCCTGGCCGCCGACGATGGCGCCATGTGCACGGCGCAGGAATTCATTGTCGATGGAGGATGGGTTTAG
- a CDS encoding glycoside hydrolase family 97 protein, which yields MVKNFISALAVGVMAAPGAMALTPESNPVKLPVSSPDGRIVASIVATPGKPLSYTVKRDGRPVLLPSALGLQLQGADLSGALTATAASKTTAISDDYRMAVGKKRDISYRANEKTWTVQNAQNQKMDIVFRVSNDGVAFRYVVAEPSLPRKTLVQERTTFAFPGTAKAWLQPMSVAQTGWERTNPSYEEHYKMDIAVGTASPSPAGWVFPALFKSGETWVALSEAGIDGTYQASRLAPESNDGVYSIGNPMPAEAYGGKGLLADVKGTLTTPWRLIALGSLATVTDSTLGTDLAAPAIRFDEKLVKPGHASWSWALLKDDGTVYDVQKKFIDYAADMHWDYTLIDADWDQKIGYEKVKQLADYAATKNVGLLLWYNSSGPWNGTKYTPKGKLLTHEQRVAEFKRIRDMGIKGVKIDFFNGDSQAMMAYYVDILNDAAAAGLLVNFHGSTLPRGWHRTWPNLMTMESVKGFEFTSFEQKDEDAMPTHVAMLPFTRNLFDPMDFTPMVFRDIPNIKRTTSNGFELATSVLMLSGIQHFAERPEGMATAPGYVKDFLRELPRSWDDSRYVDGYPGQYAVIARRAGDTWYIAGINATESDKTITLDLSFAGSGAARIIADGEAVTGNPASFSQRSLAAGTKAVVTIKPRGGFVITKKQ from the coding sequence ATGGTGAAGAACTTTATCTCTGCGCTCGCGGTCGGCGTGATGGCCGCGCCGGGCGCAATGGCATTGACCCCCGAATCGAACCCGGTGAAGCTACCGGTGTCGAGTCCCGATGGGCGCATCGTGGCCAGTATCGTTGCAACGCCCGGCAAGCCGCTCAGCTACACGGTCAAGCGCGATGGCAGGCCGGTGCTGCTGCCGTCGGCACTAGGCCTGCAATTGCAGGGCGCTGATTTGTCCGGCGCGCTCACGGCCACCGCCGCATCGAAGACCACCGCCATCAGCGACGATTACCGCATGGCGGTCGGCAAGAAGCGCGACATCAGCTACCGCGCCAACGAGAAAACCTGGACCGTGCAGAACGCACAAAACCAGAAAATGGACATCGTATTCCGCGTCTCGAACGACGGCGTGGCATTCCGCTACGTGGTTGCCGAGCCGTCGCTGCCGCGCAAGACGCTGGTGCAGGAGCGCACCACGTTCGCATTCCCCGGCACCGCGAAAGCCTGGCTGCAACCGATGTCGGTCGCGCAGACCGGCTGGGAGCGCACCAATCCCTCTTACGAAGAACACTACAAGATGGACATTGCCGTGGGCACGGCATCGCCGTCGCCGGCCGGCTGGGTGTTCCCGGCTTTGTTCAAGAGCGGCGAGACCTGGGTCGCGCTGTCCGAAGCGGGTATCGACGGCACGTACCAGGCTTCGCGCCTGGCGCCGGAATCGAACGATGGCGTGTACAGCATCGGCAATCCGATGCCTGCCGAGGCTTACGGCGGTAAAGGCTTGCTGGCCGACGTCAAGGGCACCTTGACCACGCCGTGGCGGCTGATCGCACTCGGCTCGCTGGCAACGGTGACCGATTCCACGCTGGGTACCGACCTGGCTGCGCCCGCGATCAGGTTCGACGAGAAGCTGGTCAAGCCGGGCCACGCGTCGTGGAGCTGGGCCCTGCTCAAGGATGATGGCACGGTGTATGACGTGCAGAAGAAATTCATCGACTACGCGGCCGACATGCACTGGGACTACACGCTGATCGACGCCGACTGGGACCAGAAAATCGGCTACGAGAAGGTGAAGCAGCTGGCCGACTATGCCGCCACGAAAAACGTGGGCCTGCTGCTCTGGTATAACTCGTCCGGCCCGTGGAACGGCACCAAGTATACGCCCAAGGGCAAGCTGCTCACCCACGAGCAGCGCGTGGCGGAGTTCAAGCGCATCCGCGACATGGGCATCAAGGGCGTGAAGATCGACTTCTTCAACGGCGACTCGCAGGCGATGATGGCCTATTACGTCGATATTCTCAACGATGCGGCCGCTGCCGGCCTGCTGGTGAACTTCCACGGCTCCACGCTGCCGCGCGGCTGGCACCGCACCTGGCCCAACCTGATGACGATGGAATCGGTGAAGGGTTTCGAGTTCACCAGCTTCGAGCAAAAGGATGAAGACGCCATGCCCACCCACGTGGCCATGCTGCCGTTCACCCGCAACCTGTTCGACCCGATGGACTTCACGCCGATGGTATTCCGCGACATCCCCAACATCAAGCGCACCACCAGCAACGGTTTTGAGCTGGCCACGTCGGTGCTGATGCTCTCCGGCATCCAGCACTTTGCCGAACGCCCGGAAGGCATGGCCACCGCGCCCGGCTACGTGAAAGACTTCCTGCGCGAGCTGCCGCGCAGCTGGGACGACAGCCGCTATGTCGATGGCTATCCGGGCCAGTATGCGGTGATCGCGCGCCGTGCCGGCGACACCTGGTACATCGCCGGCATCAACGCCACCGAGTCCGACAAGACGATCACGCTCGACCTGTCGTTTGCCGGCAGCGGTGCGGCGCGGATCATCGCCGACGGCGAAGCCGTCACCGGCAACCCCGCCAGTTTCAGCCAGCGCAGCCTTGCCGCCGGCACGAAAGCAGTAGTGACCATCAAGCCGCGTGGCGGCTTCGTGATAACAAAAAAACAGTAA
- a CDS encoding alpha-N-arabinofuranosidase, whose translation MNHRTYNIKNAVATLCLIAAGGYAYAAPVTVTIDTSKPGPVINKNVYGQFAEHLGTGIYEGMYVGPKSKIPNTRGWRNDVIGALKEMHVPLVRWPGGCFADEYHWRDGIGAREKRPVKVNTNWGGVEESNAVGTHEFFDLAEQLGADTYVNGNLGTGTAQEMSEWVEYMTSDSKSTLAELRRKNGRDKPFKVDFFAIGNEAWGCGGNMTPRYYTDLYKQTETFLRAPKHLRPQIIASGGNDYDTSWTDMISREAKKQTYGISFHYYTIPTGKWEVKGAATGFNESEWFSTLSNTLKIDSMIKKNVEVLDRNDPEKKVGFLVDEWGTWYDVEKGTNAGFLYQQNTLRDAVVAALNFNIFHDHADRVKMTNIAQMVNVLQAMILTDKDKMLLTPTYHAYHMYVPFQDATSLPLTLKDNPQYSYNGSSIPEISASAARAKDGKLYLALVNTNPNKDADVAVDVPGVSIKSVKGRVLTAPAIDTHNTFQAPDTIKPAPFSANAGADGKLTIKIPSKAVIVVAVE comes from the coding sequence ATGAACCACCGTACTTACAACATCAAAAATGCCGTAGCCACCCTGTGCCTGATCGCCGCCGGCGGTTATGCGTACGCCGCGCCAGTGACCGTCACCATCGACACGTCGAAACCGGGCCCGGTAATCAACAAGAACGTCTATGGCCAGTTTGCCGAACACCTGGGCACCGGCATTTACGAAGGCATGTACGTCGGCCCGAAATCGAAAATCCCCAATACCCGTGGGTGGCGCAATGACGTCATCGGCGCGCTCAAGGAAATGCACGTGCCGCTGGTGCGCTGGCCGGGCGGCTGCTTCGCCGACGAATACCACTGGCGCGACGGCATCGGCGCGCGCGAAAAGCGTCCGGTCAAGGTCAACACCAACTGGGGCGGCGTGGAAGAATCGAACGCGGTGGGCACCCACGAGTTCTTCGACCTGGCCGAGCAGCTGGGCGCCGATACCTACGTGAACGGCAACCTGGGCACCGGCACGGCGCAGGAGATGTCGGAATGGGTGGAGTACATGACCTCCGACAGCAAATCGACGCTGGCCGAACTGCGCCGCAAGAATGGCCGCGACAAGCCGTTCAAGGTGGACTTCTTCGCCATCGGTAACGAGGCCTGGGGCTGCGGCGGCAACATGACGCCGCGCTACTACACGGACCTGTACAAGCAGACCGAAACCTTCCTGCGTGCGCCCAAGCACCTGCGTCCGCAAATCATCGCCAGCGGTGGCAACGACTACGACACCAGCTGGACCGACATGATCAGCCGCGAGGCCAAGAAGCAGACCTACGGCATCAGCTTCCACTACTACACCATCCCGACCGGCAAGTGGGAAGTGAAGGGCGCAGCTACCGGATTCAATGAAAGCGAATGGTTCTCGACCCTGTCGAACACGCTCAAGATCGACAGCATGATCAAGAAGAACGTCGAAGTCCTGGACCGCAACGACCCGGAGAAAAAAGTCGGCTTCCTGGTGGACGAGTGGGGCACCTGGTATGACGTGGAGAAGGGCACCAACGCCGGCTTCCTGTACCAGCAAAACACGCTGCGCGACGCGGTGGTGGCGGCGCTCAACTTCAACATCTTCCACGACCATGCCGACCGGGTGAAAATGACCAATATCGCGCAGATGGTCAACGTGCTGCAGGCGATGATCCTGACCGACAAGGACAAGATGCTGCTCACACCGACGTACCACGCCTACCACATGTACGTGCCGTTCCAGGATGCGACATCGCTGCCGCTCACGCTCAAGGACAATCCACAGTATTCGTACAACGGCAGCAGCATTCCTGAAATCAGTGCATCGGCCGCGCGCGCCAAGGATGGCAAGCTCTATCTGGCACTGGTCAACACCAACCCGAACAAGGATGCCGACGTGGCGGTGGATGTGCCGGGCGTAAGCATCAAGTCGGTCAAGGGACGCGTGCTGACCGCGCCGGCCATCGACACCCACAACACCTTCCAGGCGCCGGACACCATCAAGCCTGCGCCATTTAGCGCCAATGCCGGCGCGGACGGCAAGCTGACGATCAAGATCCCGTCGAAAGCGGTGATCGTGGTGGCGGTGGAGTAA
- a CDS encoding glycoside hydrolase family 43 protein, with amino-acid sequence MEDFMLSRRKAIAGGVALLLAGCGGGDGVSNPVTATPTPTPTPTPTPTPTPTPTPTPTPTPTPTPTTIAFTEASVHDPSVIRVDGTYYVFGSHLAAAKSTDLMNWTKIADGVDAANPLFSNVITALAPTFAWSQVNGLWAADVARLGDGKFYFYYNSCKGDSPRSAMGVAVADKVEGPYVDKGMFLRSGMWDQVSEDGVNIYNALTMPNVVDPQTFFDKDGNLWMIYGSYSGGIFILKMDKITGKPVAGQGYGKHLMGGNHSRIEGAYVLYSPESKFYYLFTSFGGLDANGAYNMRVARSLNPDGPYVDAKGNDMATVKSDPAKPLFDDATIAPFGQKIMGNHQFALAAGESGTALGYVSPGHNSAYYDAATGQYFLIFHTRFPGTGELHQIRVHQMFINADGWLVVAPFRYAPLSKNATPLSAVVTVADAAGSYKMINHGKDISAVIKASQNIVLASGGAVTGAATGTWTHDGDNRITLVLGTLGTFKGVLSRQWNTNASAFVVTWTAQSVDGVSIWGARTGS; translated from the coding sequence ATGGAAGACTTCATGCTCTCGCGCCGCAAGGCGATCGCCGGCGGCGTGGCGCTGCTGCTGGCCGGCTGCGGTGGTGGCGACGGGGTGAGCAACCCTGTCACCGCCACGCCGACGCCTACCCCGACGCCAACGCCGACACCGACACCGACGCCAACGCCAACGCCAACGCCAACGCCAACGCCAACGCCAACGCCCACCACGATCGCCTTCACGGAGGCATCGGTGCACGATCCGTCCGTGATCCGGGTCGATGGCACGTACTACGTGTTCGGCTCGCACCTGGCTGCCGCCAAGTCCACCGACTTGATGAACTGGACCAAGATCGCCGACGGGGTCGATGCGGCCAACCCGCTGTTTTCCAACGTCATTACGGCGCTGGCCCCCACCTTCGCCTGGTCGCAGGTGAATGGCCTGTGGGCGGCGGACGTGGCGCGCCTGGGCGACGGCAAGTTCTACTTCTACTACAACTCGTGCAAGGGCGATTCGCCGCGCTCCGCCATGGGCGTGGCCGTGGCGGACAAGGTGGAAGGCCCGTACGTGGACAAGGGCATGTTCCTGCGTTCCGGCATGTGGGACCAGGTCAGCGAGGACGGCGTCAATATCTATAACGCGCTGACCATGCCCAACGTGGTGGATCCGCAGACATTCTTCGACAAGGACGGCAACCTGTGGATGATTTACGGCTCGTACTCGGGCGGCATCTTCATCCTGAAGATGGACAAGATTACCGGCAAGCCGGTGGCAGGCCAAGGCTACGGCAAGCACCTGATGGGCGGTAATCACAGCCGCATCGAAGGCGCCTATGTGCTCTACAGCCCGGAGTCGAAGTTCTACTACCTGTTTACGTCCTTTGGCGGCCTGGATGCCAATGGCGCGTACAACATGCGGGTGGCGCGGTCGCTCAACCCCGACGGCCCGTACGTCGATGCCAAGGGCAACGACATGGCCACGGTGAAATCCGATCCGGCAAAGCCGCTGTTCGACGACGCGACCATCGCACCGTTCGGCCAGAAGATCATGGGCAACCACCAGTTCGCACTGGCGGCGGGGGAAAGCGGCACGGCGCTTGGGTACGTTTCGCCGGGCCACAACTCGGCCTATTACGACGCTGCCACCGGCCAGTACTTCCTGATCTTCCACACGCGCTTCCCCGGCACCGGGGAGCTGCACCAGATCCGCGTGCACCAGATGTTCATCAACGCCGATGGCTGGCTGGTGGTGGCGCCGTTCCGCTACGCGCCGCTCAGCAAGAATGCGACGCCGTTGTCGGCGGTGGTCACGGTGGCGGATGCCGCCGGCAGCTACAAGATGATCAACCACGGCAAGGATATTTCAGCGGTCATCAAGGCGTCGCAAAATATCGTGCTGGCGTCCGGCGGTGCGGTGACCGGTGCGGCGACCGGCACCTGGACCCATGATGGCGACAACCGCATCACGCTGGTACTGGGTACGCTCGGTACGTTCAAGGGCGTGCTGTCGCGCCAGTGGAATACCAACGCCAGCGCGTTCGTGGTGACGTGGACGGCGCAGTCGGTCGATGGTGTGTCGATCTGGGGTGCGCGCACGGGCAGTTAA
- a CDS encoding arabinan endo-1,5-alpha-L-arabinosidase, with the protein MKSLISSIILAAATVAALPSTAKEVSVHDPVMAKEGDTYYVFSTGPGITFYSSKDMKNWKPEGRVFAGQPTWAKRAAPTFDDHIWAPDIQHHNGKYYLYYSVSGFGKNTSGMGVTVNKTLDPRSPDYRWEDQGMVLQSVPVRDDWNAIDPNVIEDENGDAWMSFGSFWSGLKLVKLNQDLTGLAEPQEWHAIAARPRSDKVAGESAGPAEIEAPYIFKKNGYYYLFASFGLCCKKADSTYHLVVGRSKSVKGPYLDKQGVDMVKGGGSLVIAGDKDWKGLGHNSAYTFDGKDYLVLHAYETADNYLQKLKIMEMKWDKNGWPTVDQADLNNYRSVQLPAK; encoded by the coding sequence ATGAAGTCTCTCATTTCTTCGATCATCCTCGCTGCCGCCACGGTGGCAGCACTCCCGTCCACCGCCAAGGAAGTCAGCGTCCACGATCCCGTGATGGCGAAGGAAGGGGATACGTATTACGTATTCTCCACCGGCCCCGGCATCACCTTCTACAGTTCGAAGGACATGAAGAACTGGAAACCGGAAGGGCGCGTGTTCGCCGGCCAGCCCACGTGGGCCAAGCGCGCCGCGCCGACGTTCGACGACCATATCTGGGCGCCGGACATCCAGCACCATAATGGCAAATACTATTTATATTATTCCGTCTCCGGTTTCGGCAAGAACACCTCCGGCATGGGCGTTACCGTCAACAAGACGCTCGATCCGCGTTCGCCCGACTACCGCTGGGAAGACCAGGGCATGGTGCTGCAATCGGTGCCGGTGCGCGACGACTGGAACGCCATCGACCCGAATGTGATCGAAGATGAAAACGGTGATGCGTGGATGTCGTTCGGTTCGTTCTGGAGCGGCCTGAAGCTGGTCAAGCTCAATCAGGACTTGACCGGCCTGGCCGAGCCGCAGGAGTGGCACGCGATCGCCGCGCGGCCGCGCAGCGACAAGGTGGCCGGCGAGTCCGCCGGTCCTGCCGAAATCGAAGCGCCGTACATCTTCAAGAAAAACGGTTATTACTACCTGTTTGCCTCCTTCGGCCTGTGCTGCAAGAAGGCCGACAGCACCTACCACCTGGTGGTGGGGCGCTCGAAGTCGGTCAAGGGCCCTTACCTGGACAAGCAGGGCGTGGACATGGTCAAGGGCGGCGGTTCGCTCGTGATCGCCGGCGACAAGGACTGGAAGGGCCTGGGCCACAACAGCGCCTACACCTTCGACGGCAAGGACTACCTGGTGCTGCACGCGTACGAGACAGCCGATAACTATCTGCAAAAGCTGAAGATCATGGAAATGAAATGGGACAAAAATGGCTGGCCCACCGTGGACCAGGCTGACTTGAACAACTACCGCAGCGTGCAGCTGCCCGCCAAATGA
- a CDS encoding glycoside hydrolase family 127 protein: MKYQLRLLAAAALIAVSSVVHAAPLKLFPLQDVRLGASPFLEAQQTDLHYMMEMEPDRLLAPFLREAGLPLKKPTYGNWESTGLDGHMGGHYLSALALMYASTGDAEVKQRLDYFVAELKRCQEKNGNGYIGGIPEGSAVWQAIARGEMKADNFSVNGKWVPWYNLHKVYAGLRDAYKYAGNEDARTMLVALSDWALALSAHLTDEQMQNMLRAEHGGMNEVLADVAEMTGQKKYMDLAVRFSHQAILRPLEEKKDKLTGLHANTQIPKVIGFKRIGDITGRRDWQQAAQFFWQTVHDHRTVAIGGNSVKEHFHDANDFTSMIDEVEGPETCNTYNMLKLTEMLFLGDAKGSYTDYYERALYNHILSSQRPDTGGFVYFTPMRPNHYRVYSQVDKGMWCCVGSGIESHAKYGEFIYAHGKDALYVNLFIPSTLKWKEKNLTITQTNQFPDRDSSTITVTGNGKFAMKIRYPSWVARGAMRVTVNGKTVAAKPGADSYVSVERTWKSGDKVEVRLPMTTWLEQMPDKSNYYAVLHGPIVLAAKTAPIANEKLSFLADDSRMGHIASGPMCPLESAPTLVSDTKDFMDRFKPVPGRSLTFTAPGLVQGKDVGSVVFMPFFRLHDARYVMYWPYSTPANLQAMQARAAEGEKERLALNALTIDQVAPGEQQPESDHFFKSDGGEAGINQGKHWRHATGWFSYDLTDRKGEASALRLTYARGDAGRKFDIVVNGQLLAEVVLDDQAAQPFYTVDYALPPALVAAAKGKLVVKFVAKPGSIAGGLYGLRLLRLYPK; the protein is encoded by the coding sequence ATGAAATACCAGCTTCGCCTGCTGGCCGCCGCAGCCCTGATCGCGGTATCGAGCGTCGTCCATGCGGCGCCTCTGAAACTGTTCCCGCTGCAGGACGTGCGCCTGGGCGCCAGCCCGTTTCTGGAAGCGCAGCAGACCGACCTCCATTACATGATGGAGATGGAACCGGACCGCCTGCTGGCGCCGTTCCTGCGCGAGGCGGGTCTGCCATTGAAAAAGCCGACGTACGGCAACTGGGAGTCCACCGGCCTCGATGGCCACATGGGCGGCCATTACCTGTCGGCGCTGGCGCTGATGTATGCATCCACCGGCGATGCGGAAGTCAAGCAGCGGCTCGACTACTTCGTGGCGGAGCTCAAGCGCTGCCAGGAAAAGAACGGCAACGGCTATATCGGCGGCATCCCCGAGGGCAGCGCCGTGTGGCAGGCCATCGCCCGTGGTGAAATGAAAGCCGATAACTTCTCGGTCAACGGCAAATGGGTCCCGTGGTACAACCTGCACAAGGTGTACGCGGGCCTGCGCGATGCCTACAAATATGCCGGTAACGAGGATGCGCGCACCATGCTGGTCGCGCTGTCCGACTGGGCGCTGGCACTGAGCGCGCACCTGACCGACGAACAGATGCAGAACATGCTGCGCGCGGAGCACGGCGGCATGAACGAAGTGCTGGCCGACGTGGCCGAGATGACGGGGCAGAAAAAGTATATGGACCTGGCCGTGCGATTCTCGCACCAGGCCATCCTGCGCCCGCTCGAGGAAAAAAAGGACAAGCTGACCGGCCTGCACGCCAACACGCAAATCCCGAAAGTGATCGGCTTCAAGCGCATCGGCGACATCACGGGCCGGCGCGACTGGCAGCAGGCCGCGCAGTTCTTCTGGCAGACGGTACACGATCACCGCACGGTGGCCATTGGCGGCAACAGCGTCAAGGAGCACTTCCACGACGCCAACGATTTCACGTCGATGATCGACGAGGTGGAGGGGCCGGAGACTTGCAATACGTACAATATGCTCAAGCTCACCGAGATGCTGTTCCTCGGCGACGCGAAAGGTTCGTACACCGACTACTACGAGCGTGCGCTGTACAACCACATCCTGTCGTCGCAGCGGCCCGATACCGGTGGCTTTGTATATTTCACGCCGATGCGGCCCAACCACTACCGCGTGTATTCGCAGGTGGATAAGGGCATGTGGTGCTGCGTGGGTTCGGGCATCGAGAGCCACGCCAAGTACGGTGAGTTCATCTACGCCCACGGCAAGGATGCGCTGTACGTGAACCTGTTCATCCCGTCCACGCTCAAGTGGAAGGAGAAGAACCTCACCATCACCCAGACCAACCAGTTCCCGGACCGGGACAGCAGCACGATTACCGTGACCGGCAACGGCAAATTCGCGATGAAGATCCGCTATCCGTCGTGGGTGGCGCGCGGCGCCATGCGGGTGACGGTCAACGGCAAGACGGTGGCCGCCAAGCCGGGCGCGGACAGCTATGTCAGCGTCGAGCGCACCTGGAAGAGCGGCGACAAGGTGGAGGTCAGGCTGCCGATGACCACCTGGCTGGAACAGATGCCGGACAAGTCGAACTACTACGCCGTGCTGCACGGCCCCATCGTGCTGGCCGCGAAAACCGCGCCGATCGCCAATGAAAAGCTCAGCTTCCTGGCCGACGATTCGCGCATGGGCCATATCGCTTCCGGTCCGATGTGCCCGCTGGAGTCGGCGCCCACGCTGGTGAGCGACACCAAGGACTTCATGGACCGCTTCAAGCCGGTGCCGGGCCGTTCGCTTACATTTACCGCACCGGGACTGGTGCAAGGTAAAGACGTGGGCAGCGTGGTCTTCATGCCGTTCTTCCGCCTGCACGATGCGCGCTACGTGATGTACTGGCCGTACTCCACGCCGGCCAACCTGCAGGCGATGCAGGCCAGGGCGGCCGAAGGGGAGAAGGAGCGGCTGGCCTTGAATGCGCTCACCATCGACCAGGTGGCGCCGGGCGAGCAGCAGCCCGAGTCCGATCACTTCTTCAAGTCCGACGGCGGCGAGGCCGGGATCAACCAGGGCAAGCACTGGCGCCACGCGACCGGCTGGTTCAGCTACGACCTCACCGACAGGAAGGGAGAAGCAAGTGCGTTGCGCCTGACCTACGCCAGGGGCGATGCCGGCCGCAAGTTCGACATCGTCGTCAACGGCCAGTTGCTGGCGGAAGTGGTGCTGGACGACCAGGCCGCGCAGCCGTTCTACACGGTGGACTATGCGCTGCCGCCGGCGCTGGTGGCAGCGGCGAAGGGCAAGCTGGTGGTGAAGTTCGTGGCCAAGCCGGGGTCGATCGCTGGCGGCTTGTACGGACTGCGGCTGCTCAGGCTATATCCGAAATGA
- a CDS encoding glycoside hydrolase family 43 protein produces the protein MKLKKIAAIVAAGVAFAAATVAHAANPLFPKIFTADPAAFVEDGVAYLYVGRDEATLKDKDYVMKEWRLYSSCDMKNWTDRGVPLKPSAFKWAIGKVDAWASDIVKRDGKYYFYSTVDHATIPGRAIGVAVADKPEGPFVDVRGSALVTNDMTKESPIFWDDIDPGVFVDDDGQAYLYWGNTVLKYAKLKKNMMELDGPIVTVGMDRFTEAPYLHKRNGIYYLSYSREYPEETAYMTGPSPTGPWTYRGVIMSKNKIVKTIHHAFIEFNGKSYIVYHNDKLPGGGEFRRSVAVEEFTYNADGTIPYIKQTKEGPAANPSPACGK, from the coding sequence ATGAAACTGAAGAAAATTGCCGCCATCGTTGCTGCCGGCGTGGCGTTCGCCGCCGCCACCGTGGCCCACGCCGCCAATCCGCTGTTCCCTAAAATCTTCACCGCCGATCCGGCCGCCTTCGTGGAAGACGGCGTGGCCTACCTGTACGTGGGCCGCGACGAAGCCACGCTCAAGGACAAGGATTACGTGATGAAGGAGTGGCGCCTGTACTCGAGCTGCGACATGAAGAACTGGACCGACCGCGGCGTGCCGCTCAAGCCATCCGCCTTCAAGTGGGCGATCGGTAAAGTGGACGCCTGGGCCTCGGACATCGTCAAGCGCGATGGCAAATACTACTTCTATTCCACCGTCGATCACGCCACCATTCCCGGCCGCGCCATCGGCGTGGCCGTGGCCGACAAGCCGGAAGGTCCGTTTGTCGATGTGCGCGGTTCGGCGCTGGTCACCAACGACATGACCAAGGAGTCGCCGATTTTCTGGGACGATATCGACCCGGGCGTATTCGTCGATGACGACGGCCAGGCTTACCTGTACTGGGGTAACACGGTACTAAAGTACGCCAAGTTGAAAAAGAACATGATGGAGCTCGACGGCCCGATCGTCACCGTGGGCATGGACCGCTTCACCGAGGCGCCGTATCTGCACAAGCGCAACGGCATCTACTACCTGTCGTACTCGCGCGAGTATCCGGAAGAAACTGCGTACATGACCGGCCCGAGCCCCACCGGTCCGTGGACGTATCGCGGCGTGATCATGTCGAAGAATAAAATCGTCAAGACCATCCACCACGCGTTCATCGAATTCAACGGCAAGTCGTACATCGTGTACCACAACGACAAGCTGCCCGGCGGTGGCGAGTTCCGCCGCTCGGTGGCGGTGGAAGAGTTCACCTATAACGCCGATGGCACCATCCCGTACATCAAGCAGACCAAGGAGGGTCCAGCAGCCAACCCCAGCCCTGCTTGCGGCAAGTAA